A stretch of Eschrichtius robustus isolate mEscRob2 chromosome 6, mEscRob2.pri, whole genome shotgun sequence DNA encodes these proteins:
- the CLDN17 gene encoding claudin-17, translated as MAFDPLQTAGLVLGFFGMVGTLATALLPQWRVSAFVGSNIIVFERVWEGLWMNCIRQVKVRLQCKFYNSLLALPPDLEAARALMCVAVALCLIALLIGICGMRKIQCTGANERVKAYLLGTSGVLFILTGIFVLIPVSWTANTIIRDFYNPAIHIGQKRELGAALFLGWASTAVLFIGGGLLCGFCCCNRKKQKHRYPAAGHPAPHTDKGQQNRTVLSKTSTSYV; from the coding sequence ATGGCATTTGACCCGCTGCAAACCGCTGGACTGGTTCTTGGGTTCTTCGGCATGGTGGGGACTCTGGCCACAGCACTTCTGCCTCAGTGGAGAGTATCAGCTTTTGTTGGCAGCAACATTATTGTCTTTGAAAGGGTCTGGGAAGGGCTCTGGATGAACTGCATCCGACAAGTCAAGGTTAGGTTGCAGTGCAAGTTCTACAATTCTTTGCTGGCTCTCCCACCTGACCTGGAAGCAGCCCGCGCCCTCATGTGTGTAGCTGTTGCCTTATGTCTGATTGCTCTGCTTATTGGCATCTGTGGCATGAGGAAGATTCAGTGCACAGGCGCTAACGAGAGGGTTAAAGCATATCTTCTGGGGACTTCGGGAGTCCTCTTTATCCTGACGGGCATCTTCGTTCTCATTCCGGTGTCCTGGACAGCGAATACCATCATCAGGGATTTCTACAACCCAGCCATCCACATAGGTCAGAAACGAGAGCTGGGAGCGGCACTCTTCCTTGGCTGGGCAAGTACCGCTGTCCTCTTCATCGGAGGGGGTCTGCTTTGTGGGTTCTGCTGTTGCAACAGAAAGAAGCAAAAGCACAGATATCCAGCCGCTGGGCATCCTGCGCCACACACAGATAAGGGACAACAGAACCGGACAGTGCTTAGTAAGACCTCCACCAGTTACGTCTAA